A window of Bacteroidota bacterium contains these coding sequences:
- a CDS encoding DUF6807 family protein, with protein MKTRLLLLFSSVCLLFPYHLATAQSTSFYVEQDEKGEEISIYNAENDVLVLAQQAKAQMRPYLHPIMAPDGNGSLTEYSPGHHKHQTGLYWGFTRVNGTGAPADTLRKWFYRRDKPVDIKAQIGRDFFHNNGASHWKRIAASILQKDGAEVKWQTVYHM; from the coding sequence ATGAAAACGCGTCTTCTCTTACTCTTTAGCTCTGTTTGCCTACTTTTCCCTTATCATCTCGCCACTGCTCAAAGCACAAGTTTCTACGTTGAGCAAGACGAAAAGGGAGAAGAAATATCCATCTACAATGCGGAGAATGACGTCCTTGTTTTGGCACAGCAAGCCAAAGCGCAGATGCGCCCCTATTTGCACCCGATCATGGCGCCTGACGGCAATGGATCACTAACGGAATACAGCCCGGGGCACCATAAACACCAGACGGGCCTGTACTGGGGATTTACGCGCGTAAATGGTACAGGAGCGCCGGCAGACACGCTACGCAAATGGTTCTACCGCCGCGATAAACCTGTCGATATAAAGGCGCAAATTGGGCGCGACTTTTTCCATAACAACGGCGCGAGCCACTGGAAAAGGATTGCTGCCTCTATTTTACAAAAAGACGGTGCAGAGGTAAAATGGCAGACCGTGTATCACATG
- a CDS encoding DinB family protein, with protein MKTLRYLSLLLFMMCMLPAVAQAQDNPRALIESLKKIHDITADFVLATAEMMDEDMYAYRPTVQVYTAGELLAHIANAQFGICSLAAGEENPAEGNYVEIATTRNAIHTAVKESFVYCEKVYAEMTDKKGEEIKEFFGGERRTDMTVSAILSFNSTHTYEHYGSLATYLRMNGMVPPSSQN; from the coding sequence ATGAAAACGCTACGCTACCTATCCCTGTTATTATTTATGATGTGCATGCTCCCCGCAGTTGCACAAGCCCAGGATAACCCGCGTGCCCTGATCGAATCCCTCAAAAAAATTCACGACATAACAGCTGACTTTGTCCTTGCGACGGCAGAGATGATGGATGAAGACATGTACGCGTATCGTCCAACAGTGCAAGTATACACGGCCGGCGAATTGCTTGCACACATTGCCAACGCACAATTCGGTATCTGCTCGCTGGCTGCCGGCGAAGAAAATCCTGCTGAAGGCAACTACGTTGAAATAGCCACAACGCGCAACGCCATACACACCGCTGTAAAAGAAAGCTTTGTGTACTGCGAGAAAGTGTATGCTGAGATGACCGATAAAAAAGGGGAAGAAATTAAGGAGTTTTTCGGTGGCGAGCGACGCACAGATATGACGGTCTCGGCCATCCTGTCTTTTAACTCAACGCACACGTACGAACACTACGGCAGTCTGGCTACTTATTTACGGATGAATGGCATGGTCCCGCCTTCATCACAAAACTGA
- a CDS encoding polysaccharide deacetylase family protein encodes MRYVLLLLLCLPQLVHGQTLAERLGYKATDKLLIVNGDDIGMSHAANAASIDAMENGLMTSGTIMVPCPWFPEIAAYAIANPEADFGIHLTHTSEWDTYKWGPVSSKDKIPGLVTPEGYFWAQTAEVYQHATPAEAKIEAQAQIDKALAAGIDVTHLDSHMGVMHYDPAYHAVYHELAIQYDLPLRMASQAELTRRGFDQLRPALEADGIVSPDVLVFGGKKEGESVTDYWKRVLSSIEPGVTEVLIHAATDGKELRSMTNSWETRVKEYELFTNSEEIRQLIEDERIILIGYRALRDLQRNQ; translated from the coding sequence ATGCGATACGTTTTGCTCTTATTGCTTTGTCTCCCCCAACTTGTGCATGGCCAAACCCTGGCAGAACGGCTTGGTTACAAAGCAACTGACAAATTGCTCATTGTAAATGGCGACGACATCGGGATGAGCCATGCAGCCAATGCTGCATCAATCGACGCGATGGAGAACGGCCTGATGACCAGCGGCACTATAATGGTGCCCTGTCCGTGGTTTCCTGAAATTGCAGCTTACGCTATTGCCAATCCGGAGGCAGATTTTGGCATACACCTCACCCATACCAGCGAATGGGACACGTACAAGTGGGGACCGGTGAGTAGCAAAGACAAGATCCCTGGCCTCGTTACCCCTGAAGGGTATTTTTGGGCCCAAACTGCAGAGGTATACCAACACGCAACGCCGGCGGAGGCAAAAATCGAAGCGCAGGCACAGATTGACAAAGCGTTGGCAGCCGGCATTGATGTGACGCACCTCGACTCCCACATGGGTGTCATGCATTACGATCCTGCCTACCACGCCGTTTACCATGAGTTAGCGATACAGTACGACTTGCCACTGCGAATGGCTTCCCAGGCTGAACTGACCCGTCGCGGCTTTGATCAGCTACGCCCAGCCCTCGAAGCCGACGGCATTGTTTCACCGGATGTTTTAGTTTTTGGGGGCAAAAAAGAGGGGGAGTCAGTAACTGACTACTGGAAACGTGTGCTTTCTTCCATCGAACCCGGTGTCACAGAGGTGCTTATCCATGCCGCAACAGATGGCAAAGAATTGCGCAGCATGACCAACTCCTGGGAAACGCGCGTGAAGGAGTACGAGCTATTTACCAACAGTGAAGAAATCCGACAGCTGATTGAAGACGAAAGGATCATCCTGATTGGTTACAGGGCATTGCGCGATTTACAACGGAATCAGTAG
- a CDS encoding alpha/beta fold hydrolase, translated as MKYVVLVHGIYDTPAVFTSMRKYLASQGWRVHAPALLPNSGADGLEMLAHQLYAFIEQNIPSDATLHVVGYSMGGLVARYYVQRLGGRARIDCLVTLSTPHNGTYMAYFLPNKGTAQMRPGSAFLEDLNGDVMTLGTIRFVSLWTPWDLTIVPAKSSVLPVGHQVSLPKIMAHPLMLSSQRCHEEVHRWLVS; from the coding sequence ATGAAATACGTTGTGCTAGTACACGGCATCTACGATACGCCGGCAGTCTTCACCTCGATGCGAAAATATCTCGCGTCGCAGGGTTGGCGCGTACATGCGCCCGCGCTTTTGCCAAACAGTGGCGCAGACGGACTCGAAATGCTTGCACATCAGCTCTATGCGTTTATCGAGCAGAACATTCCATCAGACGCGACGCTGCACGTGGTTGGGTACAGTATGGGGGGATTGGTTGCTCGGTATTATGTGCAACGATTGGGTGGTCGGGCCCGGATTGATTGCCTGGTTACGCTTTCAACGCCGCACAACGGGACATACATGGCCTACTTCCTTCCCAACAAGGGTACTGCACAAATGCGGCCGGGAAGTGCGTTCTTGGAAGATTTGAATGGGGATGTTATGACGCTGGGTACGATACGATTTGTCTCGTTGTGGACGCCCTGGGACCTGACCATTGTACCGGCGAAAAGCTCTGTGCTGCCCGTGGGGCACCAGGTGTCGCTGCCGAAAATTATGGCACACCCCTTAATGCTGAGCAGCCAGCGATGTCATGAAGAAGTACACCGCTGGCTCGTCTCCTGA
- a CDS encoding heme-binding protein, with translation MKMQTLLILIGAGVALWGGWGVYISATTEEPPYKVLEQFEEKVEIRQYEEQTWISTRSGERNAAFGVLASYIFGQNEKQESIAMTAPVIMDDNMSFILPEGYSEANVPAPDGQAMDFKTVPARKVATIRFSGWATARRVADHTEKLMVVLEDNGVETDGEPFLMQYNPPMTLPMMRRNEVGIALP, from the coding sequence ATGAAAATGCAAACCCTTTTGATACTCATTGGCGCCGGCGTTGCGCTATGGGGTGGTTGGGGAGTTTATATATCTGCCACAACGGAAGAGCCCCCATACAAGGTACTGGAGCAGTTTGAAGAAAAAGTTGAAATCCGGCAATACGAGGAGCAGACCTGGATATCCACGCGGTCCGGCGAGCGCAACGCGGCCTTTGGCGTGCTTGCTTCCTATATTTTCGGGCAAAATGAGAAGCAGGAAAGTATCGCCATGACGGCTCCTGTAATCATGGATGACAACATGTCGTTTATCCTACCGGAAGGCTATAGCGAAGCAAATGTGCCGGCGCCGGATGGGCAGGCGATGGATTTCAAAACCGTGCCGGCGCGCAAAGTCGCCACCATAAGGTTTTCGGGTTGGGCAACCGCGCGCCGCGTTGCTGATCATACGGAGAAACTGATGGTAGTCCTCGAAGACAACGGCGTTGAAACTGACGGAGAGCCTTTTTTGATGCAATACAATCCTCCGATGACGCTACCCATGATGCGACGAAACGAAGTGGGTATCGCGTTACCCTAA
- a CDS encoding metallophosphoesterase, whose product MNRLTLCLIVMLLVTGCAATRTSDTNAKSDQAFSFALIGDMPYADVDIPRFRQMTQEINADAAVEWVLHVGDIKTGGSSCSDEFLAGRLDLFQQFRQPFIFVPGDNEWTDCHRATAGGFQPLERLAKLRTLFYPTAGQSLGKTKLALTTQASNPAYATYPEHTRWIRANVVFAALHIVGSQNGMASFAGRTTADDEEAAARMEAAIVWMRDAFAEARQLDSPGIFLTLHANPGFSDAAVSQAFTSFLAALEEETIRFGRPVLLAHGDSHYFRIDKPLVGIQSKRRIENFTRVEVFGAGDVHWLRITVDPEDVNVFDIRQEIVQENRIQHIRP is encoded by the coding sequence ATGAACAGGCTCACGTTGTGCTTGATTGTGATGCTGCTTGTTACTGGATGTGCCGCGACGCGGACTTCCGATACCAACGCCAAATCAGATCAGGCTTTCTCCTTTGCCCTCATCGGCGACATGCCTTATGCAGATGTTGATATTCCACGGTTTCGGCAAATGACGCAGGAAATCAACGCAGATGCCGCAGTTGAGTGGGTCTTGCACGTAGGCGACATCAAAACTGGCGGCTCGTCTTGCTCCGATGAATTCCTCGCCGGCCGTCTCGACCTCTTTCAGCAATTCCGCCAGCCATTTATCTTTGTGCCCGGTGACAACGAGTGGACCGATTGCCACCGCGCTACCGCTGGCGGTTTTCAGCCGCTTGAACGACTGGCAAAATTACGGACCCTGTTTTACCCAACGGCTGGTCAATCGCTGGGCAAAACCAAACTGGCGTTAACCACGCAGGCAAGCAATCCTGCTTATGCTACGTATCCCGAACACACCCGATGGATTCGGGCAAATGTGGTGTTTGCAGCCTTGCACATTGTTGGCAGCCAAAATGGCATGGCGTCATTTGCCGGTCGTACGACTGCGGATGACGAAGAGGCTGCCGCGCGAATGGAGGCAGCCATCGTCTGGATGCGCGACGCGTTTGCTGAGGCGCGACAACTTGATAGTCCTGGCATCTTTTTGACCCTCCATGCAAATCCCGGGTTTTCTGATGCAGCTGTATCGCAAGCGTTTACGTCATTTCTGGCGGCATTGGAAGAAGAAACCATCAGGTTTGGCCGGCCCGTATTACTGGCGCACGGCGACTCACATTATTTCAGAATCGACAAGCCGCTCGTTGGTATCCAGTCGAAGCGACGTATCGAAAACTTCACCCGCGTGGAGGTGTTTGGTGCTGGCGATGTGCACTGGCTGCGTATTACGGTTGATCCGGAAGATGTA